The DNA sequence ACGTGTCCATAGCGGCAGTGACCGGCCAcaccaaacaaaaaaaaaaaaatacgaaaacaaaaatcagccgaaacaaaaaatttcaaaacaaaacaaaacaaaacaaaacaaaacaaattttgtGAAAGGGACAACCAATAAATTGTCCCTTTACCCATACAAAACTACTAGAACAAAAGACTTCATTACGTGGAAGaaataatacaaaattgaaattgaaatcaaaaaagaagttgTTACAAGTATcattttatcatcaataaaaagtttttaaatcatttgatCTGAAAGAATTAGAGGATTTCCATATTATTAGGGTTCtaatctttttcttgttgtccAAAgcatttttgttttttgattacatttacaacaattaatCACCACCCCACTCTACATACTACAAACAGTTTCTTACCACACCTACCACTACTGTTACTGTGTTTATCAAACTATTCAAGTGGATGTTATTGCCCTTTATAATTCCCATTTAATTTCCACCAATAATTGTCAAACAAATTCTTCAgtctttatatttttttggtgctttttgtgtgtgtgtgtgtgaaCTTgttaaatattataaagGGGGTCAAAATTGAAGTCAAACCAAAATAATAGTTTAAACCAAACGAAACAAaactaataaaaaaaaaaaaaaacccaaaaCTACCATACAAAATAAATCTTAAATTGGATCCATTCTTTGGACATTAACAtctttaattattatagTATCCTAtctattgatttataaCTTCATctgtcatttttttttttcctcttcGCCAAGAACAGTCATAATTgttctttgattttgtcAATTCCTTGTATACATTATTCAATCATTTGAATcaccactactaccaccaacCTCATCATCATGGCATTTTTTGATTCACTTAAAGACAAAGCTCTCAATACTTTGAATCAGGTACTATCTGCtaacaacaaaaaccaCATGGTGTTGACCAAAgatcaattgttttgtCAACAATACAATTTACCCGATAAAGAAGTCGTTATTTATGAATCAGCAGCCGAAATTAACATCACTTCAGCATATTCTCATGATAGttataaaaataacaatgaaCCATTTCCACAGGGAAGACTATATTTGACACCacattttttaatttttaaagaTGCTTATGATAGGAAGAATTGCTCATTTACTATACATTTGTCCACAATTAAAAAAGTCGAAAGATTGGTATCAACCGATTATGGGTTTGCACTAAGCATTACTACATATAGTAAATTGACAATAACATTGTATTTGGTAGGTATTAGATCTGAAAGTGAAAGATTTGCTCAAAATTTGACTATTagtttgaaaaagaatttatcCAATGTTGGGAAATTACAACCATTTATTCAAACTTGCTACTCGGAATATTTGTTATCTAAGAACAAAGTGTCAAGTGAAAAAGTGGAACATATGCCAGCAGGTGGATTAGGATTGGTCTTTAAATTCCCTGGTAACCCTAAAGAATCTAAagataaaacaaaattgaaaatgtggtttgatttatttcaaaCTGATGGACGAAACTTGTCTTTGGTTAAAAAACCTTTGTTTTATAAACTTATTCGAGTAGGATTACCAAATAGATTAAGAGGAGAAATATGGGAATTGACTTGTGGGTCGATGTACTTACGAATGGAGCATCAAGGAGAATATATTCAGTtattagaagaaaataaagacAAGAAATCGTTTGCCATTGAAGAGATCgaaaaagatttgaataGATCCTTACCAGAATATGCTGCGTATCAATCACCAGAGGGTATTGAGAGGTTAAGAAGAGTCTTAACGGCCTATTCTTGGAAAAACCCTGATGTCGGGTATTGTCAAGCCATGAATATAGTTGTGGCCGCATTACTTATATATATGTCTGAAGAACAAGCATTTTGGGCATTGAATGTATTGTGTGACAGGATTGTGCCTGGGTATTATTCGAAAACCATGTATGGGACTTTATTAGATCAAAAAGTGTTTGAATCATTGGTTCAGAATACCATGCCCATGCTTTGGGAACACATCACTAAAAATGATATCCAATTGTCGGTTGTTTCCTTACCATggtttttatcattatacTTATCTTCAATGCCATTGGTTTTTGCATTCAGAATTCTtgatatatttttcatGCAAGGTCCGAAAACGTTATTTCAGGTTGCATTGGCCattttaaaacaaaatggaGAAGAGCTTTTGCAAACTGAAGATGATGGTACATTCATATCTATAATTAAAGATTATTTCCATACTTTAGACCAGTCGGCTCATCCTAATTCCCCCAACCACAAATATAGAACTGTGACTAAATTTCAAGAGCTCTTGGTTACTGCATTTAAAGAGTTTTCCACAGTTAACGAGGATATGATCAATACTCATCGTAATAAACATCGGGATTCTATTTATCAAAACATTTCAACATTTGTCAAAAGAACGGAAATTAGAAACTTGCCACGAACCAGCAATATTCCACCAGATACTTTAGATATATTGTATGACAGGTTTTATTCCCAAGTAGAAGTTTCCAATATAACGAAAGGATCTGGATCCAGCTTTATGGATTTTAAAGcgtttttgaaatttatgTCCGAAATCTGTGATTGGGtacaatttgttgatgCCAAAGACGAGACTAATGAAAGGCATTTTTTGCGTcgtttatttaataattgggATAGCGAGAAACAAGGTGTCTTGACTTTTTCAGATTTAGTTGTTGGATTAAATTCGTTAGTAGACGCTGATTTAATGGCATCCATGTCAAATTACTTTGAATTGTACGACACCAACCATAATGGGAAATTAAACAGTGAAGCGATTCTACAAATATCCGAAGATTTA is a window from the Candida dubliniensis CD36 chromosome 4, complete sequence genome containing:
- a CDS encoding GTPase activating protein, putative (Similar to S. cerevisiae MDR1 (GYP2);~In S. cerevisiae: cytoplasmic GTPase-activating protein for Ypt/Rab transport GTPases Ypt6p, Ypt31p and Sec4p; involved in recycling of internalized proteins and regulation of Golgi secretory function), translated to MAFFDSLKDKALNTLNQVLSANNKNHMVLTKDQLFCQQYNLPDKEVVIYESAAEINITSAYSHDSYKNNNEPFPQGRLYLTPHFLIFKDAYDRKNCSFTIHLSTIKKVERLVSTDYGFALSITTYSKLTITLYLVGIRSESERFAQNLTISLKKNLSNVGKLQPFIQTCYSEYLLSKNKVSSEKVEHMPAGGLGLVFKFPGNPKESKDKTKLKMWFDLFQTDGRNLSLVKKPLFYKLIRVGLPNRLRGEIWELTCGSMYLRMEHQGEYIQLLEENKDKKSFAIEEIEKDLNRSLPEYAAYQSPEGIERLRRVLTAYSWKNPDVGYCQAMNIVVAALLIYMSEEQAFWALNVLCDRIVPGYYSKTMYGTLLDQKVFESLVQNTMPMLWEHITKNDIQLSVVSLPWFLSLYLSSMPLVFAFRILDIFFMQGPKTLFQVALAILKQNGEELLQTEDDGTFISIIKDYFHTLDQSAHPNSPNHKYRTVTKFQELLVTAFKEFSTVNEDMINTHRNKHRDSIYQNISTFVKRTEIRNLPRTSNIPPDTLDILYDRFYSQVEVSNITKGSGSSFMDFKAFLKFMSEICDWVQFVDAKDETNERHFLRRLFNNWDSEKQGVLTFSDLVVGLNSLVDADLMASMSNYFELYDTNHNGKLNSEAILQISEDLLYITSPWKEGYLLDEITRLAVENEVAEEVFKNQVANGDGLTIDLPQHVEVNREKIEQQQIERYLRAASTFIQRAFEYAQPEDQELLIKDLAIDEKLSHNAALNPNTPVYLNLPTFRMVILADETYELLFSHTLREATHLNRPLDSSFNPMRNLRDMFDGLLADGRKVANKVRLRMDSRASNPGGSSSASVKSNKSTSKTGPSDEDDERDDDFGMISIDEQDKDLLLGAEAQSLVDPIKNESATANTLEKFHRAESEARNHIHKDGVNGNHTENLIEFEQ